From a region of the Cryptosporangium phraense genome:
- a CDS encoding SMP-30/gluconolactonase/LRE family protein, which translates to MANKEVREIFSGGAFFEGPRWRDGTWWVSDFYRHTVSRITSDGAETVLFEVEHQPSGMGWLPDGSLVVVSMKDQRLLRFADGATSTLADLSAHSGGFLNDLVIDEGGRIFVGDFGFDLMGGGDLRTATLKRVDPDGSVTVVADDLYFPNGSVITPDGSTLIVGETLGNRYTAFDLAADGTLSNRRVWAQFAPTPTGKTTEEVLGQLVVAPDGCSLDADGHLWAADAVGGRAVRVSPGGEIVDEIPAPDGLGVYACQLGGDDGRTLLLCSAPDFYEHLRHDKREAVLLAAEVDVPHAGRP; encoded by the coding sequence ATGGCGAACAAAGAGGTTCGGGAGATCTTCAGCGGCGGGGCGTTCTTCGAGGGGCCGCGCTGGCGCGACGGCACCTGGTGGGTGTCCGACTTCTACCGGCACACGGTCAGCCGGATCACGTCCGACGGCGCGGAGACCGTGCTGTTCGAGGTCGAGCACCAGCCGTCGGGGATGGGGTGGCTGCCCGACGGCTCGCTGGTCGTCGTCTCGATGAAGGATCAGCGGCTGCTGCGGTTCGCCGACGGCGCGACCTCGACGCTCGCGGACCTGTCGGCGCACTCCGGCGGGTTCCTCAACGACCTGGTGATCGACGAGGGCGGGCGGATCTTCGTCGGCGACTTCGGATTCGACCTGATGGGCGGGGGCGATCTGCGGACCGCGACGCTCAAGCGGGTCGACCCGGACGGGTCGGTGACCGTCGTGGCCGACGACCTGTACTTCCCGAACGGGTCGGTGATCACGCCGGACGGCTCGACGCTGATCGTCGGCGAGACGCTCGGGAACCGGTACACGGCGTTCGACCTGGCCGCGGACGGGACGCTGTCGAACCGGCGGGTGTGGGCGCAGTTCGCGCCGACGCCGACCGGGAAGACGACCGAGGAGGTCCTGGGGCAGCTCGTGGTGGCGCCGGACGGGTGCTCGCTGGACGCCGACGGCCACCTCTGGGCCGCGGACGCGGTGGGCGGCCGGGCCGTGCGGGTGTCGCCGGGCGGCGAGATCGTGGACGAGATCCCGGCGCCGGACGGGCTCGGCGTGTACGCGTGCCAGCTCGGCGGCGACGACGGCCGGACGCTGCTGCTGTGCTCGGCCCCGGATTTCTACGAGCACCTGCGCCACGACAAGCGCGAGGCCGTGTTGCTGGCCGCCGAGGTGGACGTCCCGCACGCCGGGCGTCCGTAG
- a CDS encoding acyl-CoA dehydrogenase family protein, with amino-acid sequence MTFDLFRLSEDHEDLRAAVRDLVADKITPHAASVDAESRFPREAYDALVAGDFHAAHVPSEYGGADADALAVCLIIEEVARGCASSSLIPAVNKLGSMPVLLAGSAELKAKYLPPVARGEAMFSYALSEREAGSDTASMRTRAVRDGDEWVLNGVKAWITNAGESEFYTVLAITDPDGRRGANATAFVVEKSDPGVTFGAPERKLGIKGSPTREVLLENVRIPDDRRIGAPGEGLKIALRTLDHTRITIGAQAVGIAQGALDVATAYVRERKQFGQRVADFQAIQFMLADMAISLEAARQLVYVAAAKSERGDADLTFFGAAAKCQASDTAMRITTDAVQLLGGAGYTQDFPVERMMRDAKITQIYEGTNQIQRLVAARSLLS; translated from the coding sequence ATGACGTTCGATCTGTTCCGGCTGTCCGAGGATCACGAGGACCTGCGCGCCGCCGTGCGCGACCTGGTCGCGGACAAGATCACGCCGCACGCCGCGTCGGTCGACGCCGAGTCGCGGTTCCCCCGCGAGGCCTACGACGCGCTGGTCGCGGGCGACTTCCACGCCGCCCACGTGCCGTCGGAGTACGGCGGCGCGGACGCCGACGCCCTCGCGGTCTGCCTGATCATCGAGGAGGTGGCGCGCGGATGCGCGTCCTCGTCGCTGATCCCGGCGGTGAACAAGCTCGGCAGCATGCCGGTGCTGCTGGCCGGGTCGGCCGAGCTCAAGGCCAAATACCTGCCGCCGGTCGCCCGCGGCGAGGCGATGTTCTCCTACGCGCTCTCCGAGCGCGAGGCGGGCAGCGACACCGCGTCCATGCGCACCCGCGCGGTGCGCGACGGCGACGAGTGGGTCCTCAACGGCGTCAAGGCCTGGATCACCAACGCGGGGGAGTCCGAGTTCTACACGGTCCTCGCGATCACCGACCCGGACGGCCGGCGCGGGGCGAACGCGACCGCGTTCGTCGTCGAGAAGTCCGATCCGGGCGTCACCTTCGGTGCGCCCGAGCGCAAGCTCGGGATCAAGGGTTCCCCGACCCGGGAGGTCCTGCTGGAGAACGTCCGCATTCCGGACGACCGGCGCATCGGTGCACCGGGCGAGGGCCTCAAGATCGCCCTGCGGACGCTCGACCACACGCGGATCACGATCGGCGCGCAGGCCGTCGGCATCGCCCAGGGCGCTCTGGACGTGGCGACCGCCTACGTGCGGGAGCGCAAGCAGTTCGGGCAGCGGGTCGCGGACTTCCAGGCGATCCAGTTCATGCTGGCCGACATGGCGATCAGCCTCGAGGCCGCACGCCAGCTCGTCTACGTGGCCGCGGCGAAGTCGGAGCGCGGCGACGCCGACCTGACGTTCTTCGGAGCGGCCGCGAAGTGCCAGGCGTCGGACACCGCGATGCGGATCACCACCGACGCGGTGCAGTTGCTCGGTGGCGCCGGGTACACGCAGGACTTCCCGGTGGAGCGGATGATGCGCGACGCCAAGATCACCCAGATCTACGAGGGCACGAACCAGATCCAGCGACTCGTCGCCGCAAGGTCCCTGCTCAGTTAG
- a CDS encoding TetR/AcrR family transcriptional regulator yields the protein MVNESSRERLIAAAFALFEEQGYEQTTVDDIAARAGVGRTTFFRAFGSKDDVIFPHHESLVLAVRDRLNAAAPDAGVPAIVEGARLVLTHYLDEGDLARARYRLTRTVPALRAREIGGMQQYQRLFREFIVSRGTELFRAELLANAVVTAHNYVLRRWLRELSTDPLAEFDRAMADVLRLFSGSPEGASAVVILRTDQDLDAVLPSIRIALE from the coding sequence GTGGTCAACGAGTCCTCGCGCGAGCGGCTGATCGCCGCCGCGTTCGCGCTGTTCGAGGAGCAGGGCTACGAGCAGACGACCGTCGACGACATCGCCGCCAGGGCCGGCGTCGGCCGCACCACGTTCTTCCGGGCGTTCGGGTCGAAGGACGACGTGATCTTTCCGCACCACGAGTCGCTGGTCCTGGCCGTGCGCGACCGGCTCAACGCGGCCGCGCCCGACGCCGGGGTGCCCGCGATCGTCGAGGGCGCGCGCCTGGTGCTGACCCACTACCTCGACGAGGGCGACCTGGCCCGGGCCCGATATCGGCTGACCCGGACGGTGCCGGCCCTGCGGGCGAGGGAGATCGGCGGGATGCAGCAGTACCAGCGGCTCTTCCGCGAGTTCATCGTGTCCCGGGGGACCGAGTTGTTCCGGGCCGAGCTGCTCGCGAACGCGGTGGTGACCGCGCACAACTACGTGTTGCGGCGGTGGCTCCGGGAGCTGAGTACTGATCCTCTGGCGGAGTTCGACCGGGCGATGGCCGACGTCCTGCGTCTGTTCTCCGGCTCCCCGGAGGGCGCGTCCGCCGTCGTCATCCTGCGCACCGATCAGGATCTGGACGCCGTGCTGCCGAGCATTCGAATCGCGTTGGAGTAG